The region CCTTGAAAAAGAAAAGGATAATCGAGTTTGGTGGGGTCTAGATGTAGGGCAAACGCATTAAAAAAGAGACTTGTACAACTGGATGGAAAGAAAATATTGTTATGAATGAACGAACAGTTAAACATATACGAACATTTTAATGAGCTAATTGATCCGCGAATAGAGCGAGGAAGAAAGCATTTACTAGTAGATATAATATTTGTAGCAATCGTTTCCATCATAAGTGGAGCGGACGATTGGAATGAAATAGAAGAGTTTGGTAATTTGAAAATAGAATGGTTGCGGAAATTCATAAAGTTAGAGAATGGTATTCCATCGCATGATACATTTAATAGAGTCTTTTCGCTGTTAGACCCTAAAAAGTTTTCTGAGTTGGCGATGGAATTATTTAATCCGAATATCGTAGAAGGTTTAGATTTAATTTCAATAGATGGGAAAACTGAAAGACGTTCGGTCGATAAAAAGAACAATAAATTTCCAATTCATATTGTAAGTGCGTGGTCAAGTAGAAATGGAATTTCACTTGGACAAATAAAAGTAAATGAGAAAAGTAATGAAATTACAGCGATTCCTGAATTGCTTTCTCAGATAAAAGTGAAGAATAGCATTGTATCTATTGACGCAATGGGCTGTCAGAAAAAGATTACAGAAAAGATTATAGAGCAAAAAGGCGATTATGCGATAGCCTTGAAGGAGAATCAACCGACAGTGTATAAAGAGGTTTTGAATTATTTTGAGCAACAATTGCTTTCTGGATTTGAAAGGGTAAATGTCGGTTATTCAATGACAGAGCAAAAAGGACATGGTCGAATTGAAAAAGAGAATACTGGCTATTATCCGATATTGATTGGATTTCTAAGAAAGACGAATGGAAGGGATTAAAAAGTGTAGGAATGGTTCGTTCCGAGCGAGAATACCAAGGAAAAAATCTATAGAGTCTCGATATTTTATTTCTAGTTTAACTAACCCTGAACTTTTTCAGAAATCTGTAAGAACTCATTGGCAAATTGAAAACTCTTGTCACTGGATTTTAGATGTCGTTTTTCGAGAAGATGATAGTCGAATTCGTGCTGGCTACGCTGCCGAAAATTTTTCCATCATCAGAAAAATTGCTCTAAATTTCTTGAAGAATGATACCACAATTAAGATTGGAGTAAAAGGAAAACGACGCGCCGCAGGATGGGATGATAAATATCGCAGTAAAATCATAGGTTTTTAAATGCGTTTGCCCTAGGTCTAGATGGAAAAAATAAAGTACCAGCCTACAAAACATTCTTATCAGAGGTAAGGCAAGGGACAACTCCTGTAACAGTTTGGACATACGATGAAGCAGGTCATAATCAATTGGCAAGACAAGAATTAAATTCTATTATTGAAAAAAATGTCTTCGCTACGCCAAAACCGGAACGTCTAATCCAGCGAATCCTCCACATAGCCACCAACCCCGGCGACACTGTCCTAGATTGCTTCGGTGGAAGTGGCACTACCTTTGCGGTTGCCAACAAGATGGGACGCAAATGGATTGGGGTTGAGATTGGAGATCATGCGGATACTCATATTATACCGCGAATGAAAAAAGTAATTGCTGGCGAAGACCAATCGGGAATCAGTAAAGCTGTAAACTGGAAAGGTGGGGGAAGTTTTTCTTATTTTCATTTGGGTCAGTCCATCATTAGTATCAACAAAAAAGGTGAGCCTGATTTTAATTGGAAATTAGGTAGAGCCGAATTGGAAAAGTCTCTTTTACTGACGTATGATTTTATAGTAGAGGACACTTCGATACGCCAGCGAAAAGATGCCGGCACTCAGCGTCCGAATTCTTCCTATACAATCGGTTATAAAACTAAAAATGGAAAACGAATTTGTGGATTAGCTTCCTTATCTGAAGATCCAACCATTTCCAATACAAAAGGAGAAATTGAAAGTCCAGGAGAGTTTATGAGTTATATGGAATTTGTTGGACTCTTAAAAAAGATTGAACCGTCCGATTTTATTTATCTTTATACAAACCGAGGCATTGAGATTTCTTCCAATGAAATCCCTGAGAACATGGAGATTGTTAAAGTTCCAACTGCTATTTTTCAAGAATTAGAAGAGTAAGTCTAAAGAGTTGACAAAAGTTGACGATACATTAGTTTAGGAAAGGAGGCAATTTTATGGAAAAAGAACAAGAACTGAATATTTCCGCTATCCAAACTAAAATGGCAACATTGGGTTTTAGTCAATCTTCGCTTGCTACCAAACTAGATGTGTCCAAAGAAATCGTATCTAAATGGCTGTCTGGGAAAAAGTTTCCACGTCCTTTGCATCTATTCAAATTAGCACAGATACTTTTATTAAAATTCGAGGAGATTTTAATTACTCTTCCCGATCCTAATACGCCTGTTGTCGCTTATAGAAAAAATAAAAATTCCAAAACTAAAGACGAACATATTTTAAAAGCACAAGAAATGGGTCGCTACTTAAAAAATTTAGTTCCCTTTTTGCCTTTTGATGTTTCGTATAAACCGGCTACCCTTTTGAATCCGAGAAATGATTTTTCTTATATTCAAAAAGAGGCACACAAAGTTCGCGCATCTTTTAAATTAAATCCAGATGATATTTTGGATTCACAAAAAATCTTACAACTATTCTCGGAATATCATGCTGTCATTATTCCTGTTCTCTGGGGCGACAAAAAAAATCACGACAATGCCCTTCATATATATTTGCCAGACTCAAGAACTACCTGGATTTATCTAAATCTAAATAGCAATCAATATGATTTTAAATTTTGGATGATCCATGAGTTTGCACATATTTTGGCAACCGATTTGACCGGAGAGGAAGGAGAGGATTTTGCAGATGCGTTTGCGGCAGAACTGTTGTATCCTATCAGTGTTGCCGAAATGGATTACGCTCTTATTCAAGAGAATCCAGCAAAAGCAATCAGTATTATTTTAAAAATAGCTAAGAAGTTTGAAGTTTCGCCTGTTACAGTCGAAAAACAAATCAATAAATTTGCAACATTGCATAAAAAAGACAAGTTGAAAATAAACATTCATCCAACTGCGACTAATTTCAATAAGTCTTCCAAGACAATCGCTGAGCTTCTATTTAAAACCAATCAGCCATTAGCAAAAGATTTCATTTCTATTTCTAGCAAACATTTCAAAACAGATGTCTTTTCCGTTTTGCGTTCCTATTATAAAAGCGAAAATTATTCTACAGGGTATCTCCAAAATATTTTCAATCTTACTTTCATTGATGCAAAATCAATTTTGGATGAAATTCAACATGGCACAAAGTAGAATTCTTATAGATACAAATTCTTATTTAAGAATTGCATCTGTGATTCATCCTCTTCTACGACAAGAATTTGGAGTAGAAAAATATTGTATCTATTCCCTGCCTGATTTAGAAAAAGAAATGACAAACAATCTTGAACTACAATCTAAATTCAAGTGGTTTATGGAATCCAAGTTTAAAGAAAATCGAAAGAATATTTTATTTCTAAGTAAAAAACAACTGCAAGAAATTGAGGATCGAATAGCATTCTTAATCCATGCGACTAAAAATTTAAATCTCTTCAATGTATCGCTTACGGATATTCGTTGTATTGCGTATGGTTGGATTTTGGATGTGCCCGTTGTCACGGAAGATAAAGATATGACTAAATTGGCAAATGAATTTGAAATAAAAATTATTAAAACTTTAGATCTTATTAAACTAATGTATCATGCCAAATATGTATCAAAACAAAAATTATTAGAATTAAAAAAATATTTAAAGTCAATAAATGAATATCCTAAATCATACGATATTTTTTTTAATTCAATTCAGTGAGGAATCCCAAACATGTCCATTACCTTTTATAAAACTCACGAAAAACAACTTGAGAAAATTCTACAAGACTATAAAAAGAAAATTTCCAAATCGGATAACGAACTATTTACCGATCCATCCATTTCTCATTTTAAAAGATTTGAAACTGAATTATTTAAACACAAACTTCGCCCTTACCAAATGGAAGCGCTGTATATTCTAGATGCTCTCTACACTCAAAGTAAATCCGATAAGGATATAAAGAAACTCTATGAAAAACTTTTAGAGTCACACGGAAAAGAAAATCCAGTTAAGATTCCTTTTATTGGCTATGAAATGGCAACCGGATCAGGCAAGACAACGCTAATGGGGGCATGTATCTGTTATCTGCTAGAGCAAGGAATTAAAAACTTTCTAATCATTACACCAAAGTCCTTGGACATATACAATAAAACAATTCGCAATTTCACAAAAGGGGGAGCTGATTCTATTTGGGATAGAGAAGCGCCTGTTAAGTTTAATCTAATAACAGGAGATGATTACAACCATTTACAATTTAATTCTGATAAGGACTTTAATTTATTTATTTTCAACATTGACAAATTCGGTCCCAATGCAAACAAAACATCGAAAGAGTGGGAGAGTTCTTACTTCAAAGATAAGAACGGAAATACGATCAGCGTAAAAGAATTTTTAGAAAATGAAGACCTTGCTATTATAACGGATGAAGCTCATCACTCACAAAGTCAGAGTGCTGGTGGTTCGGGAAATATTAGAGTTGTTGCAAAATTAGAAATATCCTAAAAAAAGCTTGTACAAAAACAATCGAGTTATTTATTTTCTGTATGAAGAATATAGAAAAGATATTAAAAAAGAAACGACTTTGTCAGGCATTGACAGGAGTATCGCCTGAAAAAATTTATGAAAGTCTTCCCTATTTTGAAATTGAATTAGAAAAACATGACAAGAAAGAAAAGAAATCATCGAAAGGAAGAAAAACTGAACTAACAAATTCGTTAGAGAAATTATTTTTCATTCTATACTATGTAAAATGCTATCCCACATTCGATGAAGCAGGCTTTTTCTTTGGCGTCGATAAAGGAACAGCAAATCGGTGGGTTCATAAGTATTCGAAAATACTAGAGTCTACTTTAAAAACAATGATGCTATTACCCGCACGAAAGCCTAAAAAGATTACTGATAAATTGAAAAGATGAAAGAAAATAATGAAGAAATTTTTATTGATGGAACTGAAAGACCCAGAAGAAGACCGAAAAATAAGGATATTCAAAAAGAAAACTATTCAGGAAAAAAGAAACGGCATACAGTTAAAAATTTAGTTATTACAAATCGAAAAAAAGAAATCTTATATACCCTTCGCCAAAAGTAATTTCCCTTTTTGTAAAAAATAGGGTATTCCCAAACGCCAAAAATAAGACTCTTTTAAAAACGAATGGGTAATTACTTTTGGCGTTTGGTATATTTATCTAACACAGTGCAAGGCTCAATGCATGATTTCGTATTGATGAAAGAAACACTAGTCAAAAATTATCTTCCGTCCGAAATGAAAGTTTATGTCGATACTGGATTTCTAGGCTTCCAAAAACTAAGTCCTGATCTAAATATCTTTATGCCTAAAAAGAAACCTAAATCTAGAACTCTTTTTCAATACGAAAAAAAACAGAATAGAAAGATTTCAAAACTTAGAATTCTCGTTGAACATGCAATAGGCGGCATAAAGAGACTTCGCGGAGTCACTGATGTATTTAGAAACATCAAAAAAGGATTTTCAGATTTAATCATGAATATATGCTGCGGATTATGGAATTTAAACTTGAAAAAATTTTAGACTAACATAAAATCGAATTTTGCAACAACTCTATTATAAAAAACTTTCATCCCAAAGTAGTATTGGAATTTACCGCAACTGCTTTAGAAGATACAAAGTCAGACGAGAAACGTGCTCAAAAGGTCGTTTATAAGTATGATATCAGAAAATTCTTAGAACAAAAATATGGAAAACGAATAAAAGCAGTTGCACTGGATACCGAATCCATTAAACGAACAAAGAAAACGGAAATTCCTGACTCAGAAAAATGGAAGCTAATTACATTATACCTCTTTCATATTCTAAAAAAGAAAGCCTTACTTTTATCAGAGAGCACAAAAAATTTAAAACCATTGGCTCTAATCAAAGTAAAAGATGATTCGATTTATGCAAAAAAAATCTATGACTATATTATAAATGAACTCCCAAATGATGAATCCAATATAAAAATCATATTAGAGAAAATTAAGACAGAAGAAATAGATGTTGTTCCTACTCTTAAAGCTGTTCTAGAAGATTTATTTCAATTCGATCTAACCAAAATTAAAAAAGAATTAGAACGATTGATTGTGGCAAAAACTTTACTTTATTCAGGAGATTTGGACAAAGAACAAAAAGAGGGATTCCTAAAAATCCAAACTAACTTATACGAAAGCATTGTTTTTATTAAACGTCTAGACGAAGGAATTGATTTACCGAATATTTACACCATTGCTGTTATCAACGACAATGAATCAGACTTTAAAACTTCGGTTAAGCAGATTATTGGTCGCGGCGTTCGACTGCCAAAGTTAACAAGAGAATATGATGAGGAACACGATTTATTACAAGCTCAATCAGAAATTCTACATATAATATGCGATAGAGGCAAGAATTTTGAAAAAATCATCGAGGACATTAAGGCTGAATTTGATTTGAATGAATTTTTATTTTCTAACAATTCTAAGCATAAAGTCACAATAACCAACATTGTAAAAAAACATTTACTGAAAGATAAAAAAATTCCAATCATTAAAGCATCTGATAAAATAAAGAAAGATGTAACATTAGACGGACTCATGTCAGATACGGATGCAATCGTGAACTCATATATTCAACATAATTGCACGCCAAATCCTGATAAGTCGAGAGTTTACTTAAAATTTGCCCCTACTTCTTTTTTCACAATTATAGATATTTTCTCTGATGATTTCACTTTCTTAAAGGCAATGGAAGAAAAAGGAATACCGTCCGAAAAATTTCAAATCAATGAGGATGATTATAAGGAGATTTATACAAGGATTGTAAAAAAAGTTCCTCATATACCAGATAGTGCGAAATACAAAGATTATTTTAAAAAATACATTGATCATCTAGTTCAAAAAGATTTTTATTTTTTTAAATCAGACGACGCGGATAAAGAAATTGCTAAAAGGAAATTCAAAGATTCATTTTGTTATTTTTTTGATAACTATATTCACAAACATTATTACCAACCAGATTATAAACAAATTCATGAAGACCAATATTTAGAATTGGAAGATATTTTTAAAGATGTAGAAATTTCTATTCAGCAAGATGCGATAGGATCTAAACAAAAGAAAAAATTAGAAACCTTAGTTCATGATTTTGCAAAAATGGCAGAACTAGTCAAACAAGGTCATTATTTTAATGGATATAAATACTCTTTATATGATTACACAAGATTTGATTCTTATACAGAAAAACAATTAGCGGATTACTTGGAGGAACTGATTGGAAAATTAGAAAATCCAGAACAATATTTTTGGGTAAAAAGTGAACGGCAGTTTAGTTTTCAATATGGTAACCAAAGATACTTTCCGGATTTTTTATTTCATTATTCTGATATGATGAATATTATCGAGACGAAAGCAGAGCCGTTTTCAAATCAAAAGAAAAATGCACTGTTAGAAAAAGTAAATGAAATAGATGGGTATCGCGGAATTTTAATTTACTCTGATAAAATGGATGATATCCAAAAACAAAATAATGATGTTCCTTTTGAAGATTTACTTGGAGTTTCGAAGCAGTCATTCAAATATGAAAAATATAAAAATCATCTTATCTATAGTATAGAAGAGAATTTAAAGTTCACTGAATTTTTACCTTTCTATTCCGTGAAAGCAGCCGCAGGTGCGTTTAGTGAATCGCAAGAAGCTAATCCTGAAGGATGGCTTCCAGTAAAAAAAGGCAAATATTCCAAAACATCTTTTGTGATTCAGGTCAAAGGTCATTCAATGAGTCCAAACATTTTCGATGGAGATCTTTGTATTTTTGACAATCATTTCGTTGGTTCAAAAAATGAAAAAACCGTATTGGTGCAACATAGAGACATTTTTGATCCAGATAACGGAGGAAAATATACCGTTAAGCGTTACTACAGTAAGAAAATTCAATCAGAAGAAGAATTGATTGGAAACTATAGAATAGAATTAAAACCAACTAATTCTAATTACAAATCTATTATTCTTGAAAAAGCATTAGAGGCTGAAATTAAATTTATAGGAGTCTTTGTAGATACAGTAGCATTACCTCAAGCCGAATAAAGATTCGGCATTTTTTTCTTTTTCATGGAATTGTACAAAAAATTGTAAATTTAATTCAATTAGTAAATTATTTTTATTTTTTTTATTTGTAATTCATCTTCCATGTAAAAATAATTATCTCATGAACTCCAAACCCACCGGCATCTCTACTCCAACATACAACTCCATCCTAAAAGACATCTCCCTCATTTACGAAAACGCACAAAGTGAAGGTGATGGAAATTGGAACAAAACAAATCTATTCGCTCACTGGAAAATCGGAGAAAGGATAATCGAAGTCGAACAAGGGCAAAAAGAAAGAGCGGCTTACGGGGATATGGTGCTAAAGCAACTTTCAAAAGATTTGAACAGAAAGTTTGGAAAAGGATTTTCAGATAGAAACTTGCGGTATATGAGAAAGTTCTATCAGACCTACAAAATGAAAGAAGTGCAATCAGTTCTATCGTGGAGTCATTATCGGGAATTGTTACTTGTGGATGATTCTTCGGTGAGAATAAAGCTAGAAAACCAAGCGATTCGGGAACGGTGGTCACAACTAGAATTACAAAAACGGGTTAAATTAGCTATAGCCGGTAAAGGCGAAAAAACAGAGTCAGAAAAGCAAGATGAGCCAATAAAAGACAGTTTGAAACGACCATTGATGAGGCTCTATTTATACCGCACTTTACGAAAATTTTCGTCAGATTTGGAACAGTCTGTTCCAAATCTGGATCTAGGTTTTTCGATTCGTTTAAAGGTTAATAGATATTATGCGTTTTTATCTTCAAATGGGAGTGATTTGAATAAACTCAAAGTCGGTTCGGTGATTGAGTCACGGAAGAAAGGTAATTCGTATTATTTTGAGTCTATTTCTAGCAGCAAAGAGATGTTTACCTACAAAGCTTATTTGGAGAGAGTTATTGACGGAGATACTTTGCTTGTTACTATTGATTTGGGTTTTTCGGTTTTCATTGAGCAAAGGTTGCGGCTGCGTGGATTAAACGCTCCTGAGCTTGGGACAAGTAAAGGTAACGCGACGAAGAAATTTGTAGAGTCTCGTTTAATGGATTGTGATTTTTTGATTATTAAAACTCACGGAGCTGACAAATACGATCGTTATTTGGTGGATGTATTTTATTTGGGGGGTGTGGATAATGAGGATAAGGTTTTACGAGATGGGACTTTTTTGAATAATGAGTTGTTGGAAGAAGGATTGGTTGGCTTTGTGACCTAACCCCAATTTTTTATTACTTGGTTTACTTTTACAATGAAGCCCCTTCCCTAATCCTATTTTTGTATCTCCTGCTGTTAAATAGAGAGCTTCAGGGAAGGGGCAACTTGTGAGTATTCTATTGGAGTAAAAAACTAGAACTAAGAAAAGGTCTTAATGGAGCATTGCGAAGTGTTAAAGAGAAAAAGTCTGAGCTGCGGGTTTTCTTTTCTTTTTTGCTTACTTTTTTCTTTTCTTTTTCATAAAAGAAAAGAAAAAAGTAAGAATCCCCCCACGGGAGTGGAGATAATAAAGATCTCCCCCACTGGGCAGCGGTAATAAAAAATAATCTCCCTCTGAGAAAAGAAAGTCCGACAACGACGACGCGTTAGGGATCGAACGATGTCATCTTTTTTTATCTTTTTGAAAAAAGATGACAATAGTGAGAGCCCGGCGCATTTAACGAAAGAATAAATCAAAATAAAAATTAGTTAAGCTAAAACTTTAAATGCGCAACGCCCCAAAAAAAGTAATAAATTCAAGGTTTCTAATTACCACCGGAAACAAGGATATTAAAATCTCTTTCCACTAAAATTCTACTTGCTTGTAAACAAATCTTACAATGCTTAGTAAAGCATGCTTCCGATGATCATTGTTTTAGTCTGTCTTATTACCTATTTTTTTGGATATCGTTTTTACTCTCGCTACTTAGCCGAAAAAGTTTTTGGGCTTAGGGATAAAGAATTTATTACCCCAGCACATAAACACAATGACGGTGTGGACTATGTTCCGACTAAACCAAACGTTCTATTTGGTCATCATTTCGCGTCTATCGCTGGGCTTGCTCCAATTTTGGGACCTGCAGTAGCTGTAATTTGGGGTTGGCTTCCTGCAATGGTTTGGGTTGTATTGGGTGGAGTATTCATGGGTTGTGTACATGACTTTGGCGCACTCATTGTTTCCGTTCGCCACGATGCAAAATCAATTGGTCAAGTGGCTGAAGATTTACTCGGACATAGAGCACGTTCTTTATTTCATATCATTATTTTCTTTTTAGTTTCTCTCGCTATGGGAGTGTTTGTATTAGTCATTGCCGGACTTTATTCAGCTCCACCAAAACCTATTGAAATAAAATCTCCGACTGTATTAGAGCAACCCGTTACAGTAAAGGAAGTAAAAGAAGGACACGACAGCGGAGATTTGCAAAAAAAGGAACCTACAAAAATCCAACTTAGAAGTAATTTTCCAGAATCAGTAACTCCAACTTTAGTATTGATGCTTTTAGCGGTTATCGTTGGTTACCTCCACTATAAAAAATCTTATCCTCTTGGTCCACTCACTGTTCTCAGTTTTTTTATTACCCTTTTTGTAATCTACTTTAGTATGGATGAAAGTTTTCTCGGTTTTATCGGTTTAAATGATATAGATAGGGCACCTTCGACTGATGCTTGGAAATTAATTTTGCTGGCCTATGCATTTTTAGCTTCTGTAACACCAGTCTGGTTATTATTACAAAGTAGAGATTATATAAATTCATTCTTGCTCTATTTGGGGATAATCCTAATTTATCTCGGTTACTTTATAGGAAGTATCAATGGAAATTTTCCGAGTTTTAACGCGGCTCCCCTTCGAACTGAGGAAATCGGAATGGATATTCTACCATTTGTATTTATTACAATCGCTTGCGGTGCCATTTCTGGATTTCATGCACTCGTAAGCTCTGGAACTACAGCCAAACAAATCAATGTAGAAAAAGATGCACGGGTCATTGGGTATGGCGGAATGATTGGCGAGTCTCTTCTTGGGCTAACAGCCGTTATCGCCTGCACAATTGGATTTTCTTCCATGGAAGAATGGAATTCTTATTATAAATCTTGGTCTGGTTTACAAGGATTAAACGTTCAAGTTGGAGCATACATCTATGGAACAAGTCGTTTTTTAGGTCAACTTGGAATTCCAGAAAAATTTGGACAAGGATTTATCGCACTAATTGTAATCAGTTTTGCACTCACATCTTTAGATTCAGCGACCCGACTCCTTAGATACAACATCGAAGAAATCGTTCATTCTATTGGTTCAAAACCCCTCAATCTACTACTTGCAAATCGTTACTCATCTAGCATTCTAGCTTGTGCTTCCATTGCATTCTTTGCATTTCTCAAAATAAATGTAAATGGACAAATGAAACCAGCAGGGCTTGCACTCTGGAAAGTATTCGGAACTACAAACCAACTACTTGCCGGTTTATCATTGTTAGTCGTATTTATTTATTTATTAAAATCCAAAAAACCAACGATCAATATATTCATTCCAATGATATTTGTATTACTTGTTACCCTGTGGGCAATGGTTGGAAACTTTTTAGAATTTGTGTCTGGAGCTACACCAAATTATCTGCTTGCTTGCGTGGGTGGAATATTAATAGTACTGACAGTTTGGCTTTTGGTAGAAGGAATATTAGTTTGGAAAAAAATAAAAAAAGTCAATTAAAATCCTGAATCGCACTCCCTTCCGAATCATAGAGTTTAAAACTTAAGTCTAGCTTAGTTAGGGCAAACAAACGTTTTACTTCATCACTTAAATCAGCAAATTTAATAGAGATACCTTTCTGTTGGCATTCAAAAAATAGATTCGTCAGAAATCCTAAACCAGAAGAATCAATAAAATGAACTTTTTTAAGATTAAATAAAATTTTAGAATTTTCACTACGAGTAAGTATTTTACAGAATTTTTTTAATTCAGGTACAGAATACAAATCCATGGAATTCTCTATACTTACTATATTTACACCACCAATAATTCTATGTGAAAAAGCCATTTTCTGTATCCTCTTACATTAACCTTCAAATAATACTTAATATTACTGATTCTATTTACCCGTTGCATAGGATCTTATACCATTTCGACTTATTTGAGATGGTTAGATACTATTCTTTTTGAAATGATATAAACATTTTGTTAAGTTCGAAATGAATAAATTGCATCTTGAATTGATTCATAAAATGCATAATTCTGAGATAATTTTGTAACAGCAAAAACTCTCTTTGCCTCTTTACTTAAACTCGCTAGTTTAATTTCAATTCCTTTCTGTTTACATTCAAAAAATAGATTCACGACCATACCAAGTCCCGATGAGTCTACAAATGTAACATTTTCCATGGAGATAATGATCTTACTATTAACCGACTTTAGCAATGATTTTGCAAATTTTTTTATTAACGGTGTAGAATATAAATCAATAGAACCTTCCAGACTAAGTATATCGACTCCGTTTTCTTCTCTATGAACATAACTCATTTAATTATTTATCTCCCATATCAATTAGGTCAATATTTTTCTTACTAAGATTATTTGTATAGCTTCATTTTCTACTTAATTTTTGTAACTTCTTTTGTTGACCACAGAGGCTCAGAGGCACGGTTTTTTTTGGAATTATGTCATTTTTAAGCGCATGAATCACTCGAATGAGAAGTGATGAAAAATTTTGATCCTGCTGCTCAGATTTCTAATTCTAAACAATGCTTTCTGCCAAACACTACTCCCTATAAACCCGTATATACCCAACGTCAAAAGAATTTTCCTTTTATTAAAAGATGGATATTCCCAATTGCCGAATAAAAGGTTCATTTAAAATGAATAGGTAATTACTTTTGGCAATTGGTATAAACAATTATTTTTTGTGTTAGAAATTTTATTGGAAATTGCTAAACTCAATGTATTTTACCATTCGTCTAAGAAATACAAAAAAAATGCTTAAAAACATAAATTTACTCGTTCATTGGATTTTTACTTGCATTTCTTTATTGTATTCCCCAATGTACTGAAGTCAGGAGATTTGTGATTAGAAAAGGATTATTTTTTAGTTTCAGAAGTAGAAAACTCCCAGCTTTTCAATTTAAAGATGCAGAATTATCCAACTAGCGAATCAAAAATTTTACTAGATAAACCACAAATTTTAATTGTGGATGACGATCGTAAAACTTTTGAATTATTCAAAATCGCACTGGAAAATAAATACGAACTTACCTTTTGTTCAAACGAATTAGAAATATTTGAACAAATTAATTTTCCTTTTTCCGCAGCCATTATAAACATAAAGTTGGAAACCAAAAATGAATTCAAAACCATTCAAGAAATTAAAAATAAAAACATAAATATTCCTATTATTTTTCATTCAGACTATAAAGACTCAATCAATACAATCATAATTAAAAATGAATATAAACCGTTCGCATACGTTATAAAAGAAGAAAACTTTAACAAA is a window of Leptospiraceae bacterium DNA encoding:
- a CDS encoding carbon starvation protein A; amino-acid sequence: MLPMIIVLVCLITYFFGYRFYSRYLAEKVFGLRDKEFITPAHKHNDGVDYVPTKPNVLFGHHFASIAGLAPILGPAVAVIWGWLPAMVWVVLGGVFMGCVHDFGALIVSVRHDAKSIGQVAEDLLGHRARSLFHIIIFFLVSLAMGVFVLVIAGLYSAPPKPIEIKSPTVLEQPVTVKEVKEGHDSGDLQKKEPTKIQLRSNFPESVTPTLVLMLLAVIVGYLHYKKSYPLGPLTVLSFFITLFVIYFSMDESFLGFIGLNDIDRAPSTDAWKLILLAYAFLASVTPVWLLLQSRDYINSFLLYLGIILIYLGYFIGSINGNFPSFNAAPLRTEEIGMDILPFVFITIACGAISGFHALVSSGTTAKQINVEKDARVIGYGGMIGESLLGLTAVIACTIGFSSMEEWNSYYKSWSGLQGLNVQVGAYIYGTSRFLGQLGIPEKFGQGFIALIVISFALTSLDSATRLLRYNIEEIVHSIGSKPLNLLLANRYSSSILACASIAFFAFLKINVNGQMKPAGLALWKVFGTTNQLLAGLSLLVVFIYLLKSKKPTINIFIPMIFVLLVTLWAMVGNFLEFVSGATPNYLLACVGGILIVLTVWLLVEGILVWKKIKKVN
- a CDS encoding STAS domain-containing protein, whose product is MAFSHRIIGGVNIVSIENSMDLYSVPELKKFCKILTRSENSKILFNLKKVHFIDSSGLGFLTNLFFECQQKGISIKFADLSDEVKRLFALTKLDLSFKLYDSEGSAIQDFN
- a CDS encoding STAS domain-containing protein — protein: MSYVHREENGVDILSLEGSIDLYSTPLIKKFAKSLLKSVNSKIIISMENVTFVDSSGLGMVVNLFFECKQKGIEIKLASLSKEAKRVFAVTKLSQNYAFYESIQDAIYSFRT